One genomic segment of Scylla paramamosain isolate STU-SP2022 chromosome 9, ASM3559412v1, whole genome shotgun sequence includes these proteins:
- the LOC135103633 gene encoding methanethiol oxidase-like isoform X4, translated as MAGPGYASPLIAMKEGPREKIVWLPCIRTGSGKPDYLATVDVDPQSQTYCKVVHRLYLPYLDDEIHHTGWNTCSSCYDDPTKVRNRLVMPALGSSRVYIIDISSERNPKLFKIIEPEILTSNGVSHPHTTHCLPNGQVMLSTLGDAQGKAKGSFITFDSYTFEHTGPWTSMDSEFGYDYWYQPTHDVLISSEWGCPTAFGKGFDPKDITARKYGTHINVYSWSERRLLQRIDLGLEGVMPLEIRFLHNPLATEGFVGCALYANIFRFFRKPDGTYEAHKVISVPPKKVEGWALPEMPGIITDIIISLDDRFLYFSNWAHGDIRQYDITDPEHPKLTGQIFLGGSIVKGGRVKVIHDVELKEQPDPVYIKGKRIEGSPQMLQLSLDGKRLYVTDSLFSPWDKQFYPEIVQKGSVMLQIDVDTVSGGLALNPNFLVDFGKEPEGPALAHEIRYPGGDCTSDIWLPPGSKECAHKKGTRSKSSL; from the exons gaCCAGGTTATGCAAGCCCTCTCATAGCCATGAAGGAGGGTCCAAGGGAGAAGATTGTATGGCTGCCGTGTATAAGAACAGGCTCTGGAAAGCCTGATTATCTGGCAACAGTTGATGTTGATCCACAATCACAAACCTACTGCAAG GTGGTTCACCGGTTGTATCTTCCTTATTTGGATGATGAGATTCATCACACTGGCTGGAATACCTGTTCATCGTGTTATGATGATCCCACTAAGGTCCGCAATAGACTTGTCATGCCTGCACTGGGCTCCTCAAGGGTATACATCATTGACATCTCTTCTGAACGGAATCCCAAACTCTTCAAG ATAATAGAACCTGAGATTTTAACATCTAATGGAGTTAGCCATCCCCATACCACCCACTGCCTTCCTAATGGTCAAGTAATGTTATCTACACTGGGAGATGCACAAGGCAAAGCCAAAGGGTCCTTCATCACCTTTGACTCATATACCTTTGAGCACACAG GTCCCTGGACTAGTATGGACTCAGAGTTTGGGTATGATTATTGGTACCAGCCAACACATGATGTCCTAATATCCAGTGAATGGGGCTGCCCTACTGCTTTTGGTAAAGGCTTTGACCCTAAAGACATCACAGCTA GAAAGTATGGCACTCATATCAATGTATACTCTTGGTCTGAGCGGCGGCTGCTCCAGCGCATTGACCTTGGTTTGGAGGGTGTTATGCCACTGGAAATCCGTTTTTTGCACAATCCTCTTGCCACAGAGGGTTTTGTTGGCTGTGCTTTGTATGCCAATATTTTCAG ATTTTTCAGAAAGCCTGATGGGACTTATGAAGCACATAAGGTTATCAGTGTACCTCCTAAGAAGGTAGAGGGGTGGGCCCTGCCAGAGATGCCTG gtaTTATTACAGACATTATCATATCACTGGATGACCGGTTTTTGTACTTCAGCAACTGGGCTCATGGAGATATTCGCCAGTATGATATTACTGACCCAGAACACCCAAAGTTAACAGGACAAATTTTCCTTGGAGGATCTATTGTAAAAGGTGGTCGGGTAAAAGTAATTCATGATGTTGAATTAAAA GAGCAGCCTGATCCTGTGTACATCAAGGGAAAACGTATTGAGGGAAGTCCTCAGATGTTGCAGCTCTCACTTGATGGGAAACGTCTGTATGTCACAGACTCGCTGTTCTCTCCATGGGACAAGCAGTTTTATCCAGAAATTGTTCA AAAGGGATCAGTAATGCTGCAGATTGATGTTGACACTGTCAGTGGTGGTCTTGCTCTGAATCCCAACTTCTTGGTAGACTTTGGAAAGGAACCAGAAGGTCCTGCCCTAGCTCATGAAATCAG ATACCCAGGTGGTGATTGCACATCAGACATCTGGCTACCTCCAGGATCCAAAGAATGTGCTCACAAGAAAGGTACAAGATCCAAATCATCTTTGTAA
- the LOC135103633 gene encoding methanethiol oxidase-like isoform X3, with amino-acid sequence MTAQGPGYASPLIAMKEGPREKIVWLPCIRTGSGKPDYLATVDVDPQSQTYCKVVHRLYLPYLDDEIHHTGWNTCSSCYDDPTKVRNRLVMPALGSSRVYIIDISSERNPKLFKIIEPEILTSNGVSHPHTTHCLPNGQVMLSTLGDAQGKAKGSFITFDSYTFEHTGPWTSMDSEFGYDYWYQPTHDVLISSEWGCPTAFGKGFDPKDITARKYGTHINVYSWSERRLLQRIDLGLEGVMPLEIRFLHNPLATEGFVGCALYANIFRFFRKPDGTYEAHKVISVPPKKVEGWALPEMPGIITDIIISLDDRFLYFSNWAHGDIRQYDITDPEHPKLTGQIFLGGSIVKGGRVKVIHDVELKEQPDPVYIKGKRIEGSPQMLQLSLDGKRLYVTDSLFSPWDKQFYPEIVQKGSVMLQIDVDTVSGGLALNPNFLVDFGKEPEGPALAHEIRYPGGDCTSDIWLPPGSKECAHKKGTRSKSSL; translated from the exons gaCCAGGTTATGCAAGCCCTCTCATAGCCATGAAGGAGGGTCCAAGGGAGAAGATTGTATGGCTGCCGTGTATAAGAACAGGCTCTGGAAAGCCTGATTATCTGGCAACAGTTGATGTTGATCCACAATCACAAACCTACTGCAAG GTGGTTCACCGGTTGTATCTTCCTTATTTGGATGATGAGATTCATCACACTGGCTGGAATACCTGTTCATCGTGTTATGATGATCCCACTAAGGTCCGCAATAGACTTGTCATGCCTGCACTGGGCTCCTCAAGGGTATACATCATTGACATCTCTTCTGAACGGAATCCCAAACTCTTCAAG ATAATAGAACCTGAGATTTTAACATCTAATGGAGTTAGCCATCCCCATACCACCCACTGCCTTCCTAATGGTCAAGTAATGTTATCTACACTGGGAGATGCACAAGGCAAAGCCAAAGGGTCCTTCATCACCTTTGACTCATATACCTTTGAGCACACAG GTCCCTGGACTAGTATGGACTCAGAGTTTGGGTATGATTATTGGTACCAGCCAACACATGATGTCCTAATATCCAGTGAATGGGGCTGCCCTACTGCTTTTGGTAAAGGCTTTGACCCTAAAGACATCACAGCTA GAAAGTATGGCACTCATATCAATGTATACTCTTGGTCTGAGCGGCGGCTGCTCCAGCGCATTGACCTTGGTTTGGAGGGTGTTATGCCACTGGAAATCCGTTTTTTGCACAATCCTCTTGCCACAGAGGGTTTTGTTGGCTGTGCTTTGTATGCCAATATTTTCAG ATTTTTCAGAAAGCCTGATGGGACTTATGAAGCACATAAGGTTATCAGTGTACCTCCTAAGAAGGTAGAGGGGTGGGCCCTGCCAGAGATGCCTG gtaTTATTACAGACATTATCATATCACTGGATGACCGGTTTTTGTACTTCAGCAACTGGGCTCATGGAGATATTCGCCAGTATGATATTACTGACCCAGAACACCCAAAGTTAACAGGACAAATTTTCCTTGGAGGATCTATTGTAAAAGGTGGTCGGGTAAAAGTAATTCATGATGTTGAATTAAAA GAGCAGCCTGATCCTGTGTACATCAAGGGAAAACGTATTGAGGGAAGTCCTCAGATGTTGCAGCTCTCACTTGATGGGAAACGTCTGTATGTCACAGACTCGCTGTTCTCTCCATGGGACAAGCAGTTTTATCCAGAAATTGTTCA AAAGGGATCAGTAATGCTGCAGATTGATGTTGACACTGTCAGTGGTGGTCTTGCTCTGAATCCCAACTTCTTGGTAGACTTTGGAAAGGAACCAGAAGGTCCTGCCCTAGCTCATGAAATCAG ATACCCAGGTGGTGATTGCACATCAGACATCTGGCTACCTCCAGGATCCAAAGAATGTGCTCACAAGAAAGGTACAAGATCCAAATCATCTTTGTAA
- the LOC135103633 gene encoding methanethiol oxidase-like isoform X1, with the protein MTAQERRRQTGPGYASPLIAMKEGPREKIVWLPCIRTGSGKPDYLATVDVDPQSQTYCKVVHRLYLPYLDDEIHHTGWNTCSSCYDDPTKVRNRLVMPALGSSRVYIIDISSERNPKLFKIIEPEILTSNGVSHPHTTHCLPNGQVMLSTLGDAQGKAKGSFITFDSYTFEHTGPWTSMDSEFGYDYWYQPTHDVLISSEWGCPTAFGKGFDPKDITARKYGTHINVYSWSERRLLQRIDLGLEGVMPLEIRFLHNPLATEGFVGCALYANIFRFFRKPDGTYEAHKVISVPPKKVEGWALPEMPGIITDIIISLDDRFLYFSNWAHGDIRQYDITDPEHPKLTGQIFLGGSIVKGGRVKVIHDVELKEQPDPVYIKGKRIEGSPQMLQLSLDGKRLYVTDSLFSPWDKQFYPEIVQKGSVMLQIDVDTVSGGLALNPNFLVDFGKEPEGPALAHEIRYPGGDCTSDIWLPPGSKECAHKKGTRSKSSL; encoded by the exons gaCCAGGTTATGCAAGCCCTCTCATAGCCATGAAGGAGGGTCCAAGGGAGAAGATTGTATGGCTGCCGTGTATAAGAACAGGCTCTGGAAAGCCTGATTATCTGGCAACAGTTGATGTTGATCCACAATCACAAACCTACTGCAAG GTGGTTCACCGGTTGTATCTTCCTTATTTGGATGATGAGATTCATCACACTGGCTGGAATACCTGTTCATCGTGTTATGATGATCCCACTAAGGTCCGCAATAGACTTGTCATGCCTGCACTGGGCTCCTCAAGGGTATACATCATTGACATCTCTTCTGAACGGAATCCCAAACTCTTCAAG ATAATAGAACCTGAGATTTTAACATCTAATGGAGTTAGCCATCCCCATACCACCCACTGCCTTCCTAATGGTCAAGTAATGTTATCTACACTGGGAGATGCACAAGGCAAAGCCAAAGGGTCCTTCATCACCTTTGACTCATATACCTTTGAGCACACAG GTCCCTGGACTAGTATGGACTCAGAGTTTGGGTATGATTATTGGTACCAGCCAACACATGATGTCCTAATATCCAGTGAATGGGGCTGCCCTACTGCTTTTGGTAAAGGCTTTGACCCTAAAGACATCACAGCTA GAAAGTATGGCACTCATATCAATGTATACTCTTGGTCTGAGCGGCGGCTGCTCCAGCGCATTGACCTTGGTTTGGAGGGTGTTATGCCACTGGAAATCCGTTTTTTGCACAATCCTCTTGCCACAGAGGGTTTTGTTGGCTGTGCTTTGTATGCCAATATTTTCAG ATTTTTCAGAAAGCCTGATGGGACTTATGAAGCACATAAGGTTATCAGTGTACCTCCTAAGAAGGTAGAGGGGTGGGCCCTGCCAGAGATGCCTG gtaTTATTACAGACATTATCATATCACTGGATGACCGGTTTTTGTACTTCAGCAACTGGGCTCATGGAGATATTCGCCAGTATGATATTACTGACCCAGAACACCCAAAGTTAACAGGACAAATTTTCCTTGGAGGATCTATTGTAAAAGGTGGTCGGGTAAAAGTAATTCATGATGTTGAATTAAAA GAGCAGCCTGATCCTGTGTACATCAAGGGAAAACGTATTGAGGGAAGTCCTCAGATGTTGCAGCTCTCACTTGATGGGAAACGTCTGTATGTCACAGACTCGCTGTTCTCTCCATGGGACAAGCAGTTTTATCCAGAAATTGTTCA AAAGGGATCAGTAATGCTGCAGATTGATGTTGACACTGTCAGTGGTGGTCTTGCTCTGAATCCCAACTTCTTGGTAGACTTTGGAAAGGAACCAGAAGGTCCTGCCCTAGCTCATGAAATCAG ATACCCAGGTGGTGATTGCACATCAGACATCTGGCTACCTCCAGGATCCAAAGAATGTGCTCACAAGAAAGGTACAAGATCCAAATCATCTTTGTAA
- the LOC135103633 gene encoding methanethiol oxidase-like isoform X7, producing MATMAAQGPGYASPLIAMKEGPREKIVWLPCIRTGSGKPDYLATVDVDPQSQTYCKVVHRLYLPYLDDEIHHTGWNTCSSCYDDPTKVRNRLVMPALGSSRVYIIDISSERNPKLFKIIEPEILTSNGVSHPHTTHCLPNGQVMLSTLGDAQGKAKGSFITFDSYTFEHTGPWTSMDSEFGYDYWYQPTHDVLISSEWGCPTAFGKGFDPKDITARKYGTHINVYSWSERRLLQRIDLGLEGVMPLEIRFLHNPLATEGFVGCALYANIFRFFRKPDGTYEAHKVISVPPKKVEGWALPEMPGIITDIIISLDDRFLYFSNWAHGDIRQYDITDPEHPKLTGQIFLGGSIVKGGRVKVIHDVELKEQPDPVYIKGKRIEGSPQMLQLSLDGKRLYVTDSLFSPWDKQFYPEIVQKGSVMLQIDVDTVSGGLALNPNFLVDFGKEPEGPALAHEIRKINCLQIPRW from the exons gaCCAGGTTATGCAAGCCCTCTCATAGCCATGAAGGAGGGTCCAAGGGAGAAGATTGTATGGCTGCCGTGTATAAGAACAGGCTCTGGAAAGCCTGATTATCTGGCAACAGTTGATGTTGATCCACAATCACAAACCTACTGCAAG GTGGTTCACCGGTTGTATCTTCCTTATTTGGATGATGAGATTCATCACACTGGCTGGAATACCTGTTCATCGTGTTATGATGATCCCACTAAGGTCCGCAATAGACTTGTCATGCCTGCACTGGGCTCCTCAAGGGTATACATCATTGACATCTCTTCTGAACGGAATCCCAAACTCTTCAAG ATAATAGAACCTGAGATTTTAACATCTAATGGAGTTAGCCATCCCCATACCACCCACTGCCTTCCTAATGGTCAAGTAATGTTATCTACACTGGGAGATGCACAAGGCAAAGCCAAAGGGTCCTTCATCACCTTTGACTCATATACCTTTGAGCACACAG GTCCCTGGACTAGTATGGACTCAGAGTTTGGGTATGATTATTGGTACCAGCCAACACATGATGTCCTAATATCCAGTGAATGGGGCTGCCCTACTGCTTTTGGTAAAGGCTTTGACCCTAAAGACATCACAGCTA GAAAGTATGGCACTCATATCAATGTATACTCTTGGTCTGAGCGGCGGCTGCTCCAGCGCATTGACCTTGGTTTGGAGGGTGTTATGCCACTGGAAATCCGTTTTTTGCACAATCCTCTTGCCACAGAGGGTTTTGTTGGCTGTGCTTTGTATGCCAATATTTTCAG ATTTTTCAGAAAGCCTGATGGGACTTATGAAGCACATAAGGTTATCAGTGTACCTCCTAAGAAGGTAGAGGGGTGGGCCCTGCCAGAGATGCCTG gtaTTATTACAGACATTATCATATCACTGGATGACCGGTTTTTGTACTTCAGCAACTGGGCTCATGGAGATATTCGCCAGTATGATATTACTGACCCAGAACACCCAAAGTTAACAGGACAAATTTTCCTTGGAGGATCTATTGTAAAAGGTGGTCGGGTAAAAGTAATTCATGATGTTGAATTAAAA GAGCAGCCTGATCCTGTGTACATCAAGGGAAAACGTATTGAGGGAAGTCCTCAGATGTTGCAGCTCTCACTTGATGGGAAACGTCTGTATGTCACAGACTCGCTGTTCTCTCCATGGGACAAGCAGTTTTATCCAGAAATTGTTCA AAAGGGATCAGTAATGCTGCAGATTGATGTTGACACTGTCAGTGGTGGTCTTGCTCTGAATCCCAACTTCTTGGTAGACTTTGGAAAGGAACCAGAAGGTCCTGCCCTAGCTCATGAAATCAG aaaaatTAATTGCCTGCAGATACCCAGGTGGTGA
- the LOC135103633 gene encoding methanethiol oxidase-like isoform X2, whose amino-acid sequence MATMAAQGPGYASPLIAMKEGPREKIVWLPCIRTGSGKPDYLATVDVDPQSQTYCKVVHRLYLPYLDDEIHHTGWNTCSSCYDDPTKVRNRLVMPALGSSRVYIIDISSERNPKLFKIIEPEILTSNGVSHPHTTHCLPNGQVMLSTLGDAQGKAKGSFITFDSYTFEHTGPWTSMDSEFGYDYWYQPTHDVLISSEWGCPTAFGKGFDPKDITARKYGTHINVYSWSERRLLQRIDLGLEGVMPLEIRFLHNPLATEGFVGCALYANIFRFFRKPDGTYEAHKVISVPPKKVEGWALPEMPGIITDIIISLDDRFLYFSNWAHGDIRQYDITDPEHPKLTGQIFLGGSIVKGGRVKVIHDVELKEQPDPVYIKGKRIEGSPQMLQLSLDGKRLYVTDSLFSPWDKQFYPEIVQKGSVMLQIDVDTVSGGLALNPNFLVDFGKEPEGPALAHEIRYPGGDCTSDIWLPPGSKECAHKKGTRSKSSL is encoded by the exons gaCCAGGTTATGCAAGCCCTCTCATAGCCATGAAGGAGGGTCCAAGGGAGAAGATTGTATGGCTGCCGTGTATAAGAACAGGCTCTGGAAAGCCTGATTATCTGGCAACAGTTGATGTTGATCCACAATCACAAACCTACTGCAAG GTGGTTCACCGGTTGTATCTTCCTTATTTGGATGATGAGATTCATCACACTGGCTGGAATACCTGTTCATCGTGTTATGATGATCCCACTAAGGTCCGCAATAGACTTGTCATGCCTGCACTGGGCTCCTCAAGGGTATACATCATTGACATCTCTTCTGAACGGAATCCCAAACTCTTCAAG ATAATAGAACCTGAGATTTTAACATCTAATGGAGTTAGCCATCCCCATACCACCCACTGCCTTCCTAATGGTCAAGTAATGTTATCTACACTGGGAGATGCACAAGGCAAAGCCAAAGGGTCCTTCATCACCTTTGACTCATATACCTTTGAGCACACAG GTCCCTGGACTAGTATGGACTCAGAGTTTGGGTATGATTATTGGTACCAGCCAACACATGATGTCCTAATATCCAGTGAATGGGGCTGCCCTACTGCTTTTGGTAAAGGCTTTGACCCTAAAGACATCACAGCTA GAAAGTATGGCACTCATATCAATGTATACTCTTGGTCTGAGCGGCGGCTGCTCCAGCGCATTGACCTTGGTTTGGAGGGTGTTATGCCACTGGAAATCCGTTTTTTGCACAATCCTCTTGCCACAGAGGGTTTTGTTGGCTGTGCTTTGTATGCCAATATTTTCAG ATTTTTCAGAAAGCCTGATGGGACTTATGAAGCACATAAGGTTATCAGTGTACCTCCTAAGAAGGTAGAGGGGTGGGCCCTGCCAGAGATGCCTG gtaTTATTACAGACATTATCATATCACTGGATGACCGGTTTTTGTACTTCAGCAACTGGGCTCATGGAGATATTCGCCAGTATGATATTACTGACCCAGAACACCCAAAGTTAACAGGACAAATTTTCCTTGGAGGATCTATTGTAAAAGGTGGTCGGGTAAAAGTAATTCATGATGTTGAATTAAAA GAGCAGCCTGATCCTGTGTACATCAAGGGAAAACGTATTGAGGGAAGTCCTCAGATGTTGCAGCTCTCACTTGATGGGAAACGTCTGTATGTCACAGACTCGCTGTTCTCTCCATGGGACAAGCAGTTTTATCCAGAAATTGTTCA AAAGGGATCAGTAATGCTGCAGATTGATGTTGACACTGTCAGTGGTGGTCTTGCTCTGAATCCCAACTTCTTGGTAGACTTTGGAAAGGAACCAGAAGGTCCTGCCCTAGCTCATGAAATCAG ATACCCAGGTGGTGATTGCACATCAGACATCTGGCTACCTCCAGGATCCAAAGAATGTGCTCACAAGAAAGGTACAAGATCCAAATCATCTTTGTAA
- the LOC135103633 gene encoding methanethiol oxidase-like isoform X6: MTAQGPGYASPLIAMKEGPREKIVWLPCIRTGSGKPDYLATVDVDPQSQTYCKVVHRLYLPYLDDEIHHTGWNTCSSCYDDPTKVRNRLVMPALGSSRVYIIDISSERNPKLFKIIEPEILTSNGVSHPHTTHCLPNGQVMLSTLGDAQGKAKGSFITFDSYTFEHTGPWTSMDSEFGYDYWYQPTHDVLISSEWGCPTAFGKGFDPKDITARKYGTHINVYSWSERRLLQRIDLGLEGVMPLEIRFLHNPLATEGFVGCALYANIFRFFRKPDGTYEAHKVISVPPKKVEGWALPEMPGIITDIIISLDDRFLYFSNWAHGDIRQYDITDPEHPKLTGQIFLGGSIVKGGRVKVIHDVELKEQPDPVYIKGKRIEGSPQMLQLSLDGKRLYVTDSLFSPWDKQFYPEIVQKGSVMLQIDVDTVSGGLALNPNFLVDFGKEPEGPALAHEIRKINCLQIPRW; this comes from the exons gaCCAGGTTATGCAAGCCCTCTCATAGCCATGAAGGAGGGTCCAAGGGAGAAGATTGTATGGCTGCCGTGTATAAGAACAGGCTCTGGAAAGCCTGATTATCTGGCAACAGTTGATGTTGATCCACAATCACAAACCTACTGCAAG GTGGTTCACCGGTTGTATCTTCCTTATTTGGATGATGAGATTCATCACACTGGCTGGAATACCTGTTCATCGTGTTATGATGATCCCACTAAGGTCCGCAATAGACTTGTCATGCCTGCACTGGGCTCCTCAAGGGTATACATCATTGACATCTCTTCTGAACGGAATCCCAAACTCTTCAAG ATAATAGAACCTGAGATTTTAACATCTAATGGAGTTAGCCATCCCCATACCACCCACTGCCTTCCTAATGGTCAAGTAATGTTATCTACACTGGGAGATGCACAAGGCAAAGCCAAAGGGTCCTTCATCACCTTTGACTCATATACCTTTGAGCACACAG GTCCCTGGACTAGTATGGACTCAGAGTTTGGGTATGATTATTGGTACCAGCCAACACATGATGTCCTAATATCCAGTGAATGGGGCTGCCCTACTGCTTTTGGTAAAGGCTTTGACCCTAAAGACATCACAGCTA GAAAGTATGGCACTCATATCAATGTATACTCTTGGTCTGAGCGGCGGCTGCTCCAGCGCATTGACCTTGGTTTGGAGGGTGTTATGCCACTGGAAATCCGTTTTTTGCACAATCCTCTTGCCACAGAGGGTTTTGTTGGCTGTGCTTTGTATGCCAATATTTTCAG ATTTTTCAGAAAGCCTGATGGGACTTATGAAGCACATAAGGTTATCAGTGTACCTCCTAAGAAGGTAGAGGGGTGGGCCCTGCCAGAGATGCCTG gtaTTATTACAGACATTATCATATCACTGGATGACCGGTTTTTGTACTTCAGCAACTGGGCTCATGGAGATATTCGCCAGTATGATATTACTGACCCAGAACACCCAAAGTTAACAGGACAAATTTTCCTTGGAGGATCTATTGTAAAAGGTGGTCGGGTAAAAGTAATTCATGATGTTGAATTAAAA GAGCAGCCTGATCCTGTGTACATCAAGGGAAAACGTATTGAGGGAAGTCCTCAGATGTTGCAGCTCTCACTTGATGGGAAACGTCTGTATGTCACAGACTCGCTGTTCTCTCCATGGGACAAGCAGTTTTATCCAGAAATTGTTCA AAAGGGATCAGTAATGCTGCAGATTGATGTTGACACTGTCAGTGGTGGTCTTGCTCTGAATCCCAACTTCTTGGTAGACTTTGGAAAGGAACCAGAAGGTCCTGCCCTAGCTCATGAAATCAG aaaaatTAATTGCCTGCAGATACCCAGGTGGTGA
- the LOC135103633 gene encoding methanethiol oxidase-like isoform X5, which yields MTAQERRRQTGPGYASPLIAMKEGPREKIVWLPCIRTGSGKPDYLATVDVDPQSQTYCKVVHRLYLPYLDDEIHHTGWNTCSSCYDDPTKVRNRLVMPALGSSRVYIIDISSERNPKLFKIIEPEILTSNGVSHPHTTHCLPNGQVMLSTLGDAQGKAKGSFITFDSYTFEHTGPWTSMDSEFGYDYWYQPTHDVLISSEWGCPTAFGKGFDPKDITARKYGTHINVYSWSERRLLQRIDLGLEGVMPLEIRFLHNPLATEGFVGCALYANIFRFFRKPDGTYEAHKVISVPPKKVEGWALPEMPGIITDIIISLDDRFLYFSNWAHGDIRQYDITDPEHPKLTGQIFLGGSIVKGGRVKVIHDVELKEQPDPVYIKGKRIEGSPQMLQLSLDGKRLYVTDSLFSPWDKQFYPEIVQKGSVMLQIDVDTVSGGLALNPNFLVDFGKEPEGPALAHEIRKINCLQIPRW from the exons gaCCAGGTTATGCAAGCCCTCTCATAGCCATGAAGGAGGGTCCAAGGGAGAAGATTGTATGGCTGCCGTGTATAAGAACAGGCTCTGGAAAGCCTGATTATCTGGCAACAGTTGATGTTGATCCACAATCACAAACCTACTGCAAG GTGGTTCACCGGTTGTATCTTCCTTATTTGGATGATGAGATTCATCACACTGGCTGGAATACCTGTTCATCGTGTTATGATGATCCCACTAAGGTCCGCAATAGACTTGTCATGCCTGCACTGGGCTCCTCAAGGGTATACATCATTGACATCTCTTCTGAACGGAATCCCAAACTCTTCAAG ATAATAGAACCTGAGATTTTAACATCTAATGGAGTTAGCCATCCCCATACCACCCACTGCCTTCCTAATGGTCAAGTAATGTTATCTACACTGGGAGATGCACAAGGCAAAGCCAAAGGGTCCTTCATCACCTTTGACTCATATACCTTTGAGCACACAG GTCCCTGGACTAGTATGGACTCAGAGTTTGGGTATGATTATTGGTACCAGCCAACACATGATGTCCTAATATCCAGTGAATGGGGCTGCCCTACTGCTTTTGGTAAAGGCTTTGACCCTAAAGACATCACAGCTA GAAAGTATGGCACTCATATCAATGTATACTCTTGGTCTGAGCGGCGGCTGCTCCAGCGCATTGACCTTGGTTTGGAGGGTGTTATGCCACTGGAAATCCGTTTTTTGCACAATCCTCTTGCCACAGAGGGTTTTGTTGGCTGTGCTTTGTATGCCAATATTTTCAG ATTTTTCAGAAAGCCTGATGGGACTTATGAAGCACATAAGGTTATCAGTGTACCTCCTAAGAAGGTAGAGGGGTGGGCCCTGCCAGAGATGCCTG gtaTTATTACAGACATTATCATATCACTGGATGACCGGTTTTTGTACTTCAGCAACTGGGCTCATGGAGATATTCGCCAGTATGATATTACTGACCCAGAACACCCAAAGTTAACAGGACAAATTTTCCTTGGAGGATCTATTGTAAAAGGTGGTCGGGTAAAAGTAATTCATGATGTTGAATTAAAA GAGCAGCCTGATCCTGTGTACATCAAGGGAAAACGTATTGAGGGAAGTCCTCAGATGTTGCAGCTCTCACTTGATGGGAAACGTCTGTATGTCACAGACTCGCTGTTCTCTCCATGGGACAAGCAGTTTTATCCAGAAATTGTTCA AAAGGGATCAGTAATGCTGCAGATTGATGTTGACACTGTCAGTGGTGGTCTTGCTCTGAATCCCAACTTCTTGGTAGACTTTGGAAAGGAACCAGAAGGTCCTGCCCTAGCTCATGAAATCAG aaaaatTAATTGCCTGCAGATACCCAGGTGGTGA